TCCGCCTTCTCGGCGGCCTCGTCGGCCTCGCGCTCGGCGGCCTTCTCCTCCTTGGCGTTCTTCGCCTCGACCTTGGCCTCGGCCTTCTTCTTGTGCGGGCCGAGCACCATGATCATGTTGCGGCCGTCCTGCTTCGGCGAGGACTCGACGAAGCCCAGCTCCTGGACATCGTCGGCCAGCTGCTGCAGCAGGCGGAAGCCGAGCTCGGGGCGGTGCTGCTCACGACCGCGGAACATGATCGTGATCTTGACCTTGTCCCCCGCGTTGAGGAACCGCACGACGTGACCCTTCTTGGTCTCGTAGTCGTGCTTGTCGATCTTCGGACGAAGCTTCATCTCCTTGATGATCACGTTCGTCTGGTTTCGACGGGCTTC
The sequence above is drawn from the Nocardioides albertanoniae genome and encodes:
- the infC gene encoding translation initiation factor IF-3, coding for MSTELRINDRIRVPEVRLVGPNGETVGIVPTPDALRLAQEADLDLVEIAPQGKPPVCKLMDYGKFKYENAQKAREARRNQTNVIIKEMKLRPKIDKHDYETKKGHVVRFLNAGDKVKITIMFRGREQHRPELGFRLLQQLADDVQELGFVESSPKQDGRNMIMVLGPHKKKAEAKVEAKNAKEEKAAEREADEAAEKAERTAANAGRTATKKVKRRSENLDPDIDV